A portion of the Pseudoalteromonas galatheae genome contains these proteins:
- a CDS encoding alpha/beta hydrolase family protein produces the protein MKNIILFAIALLCTISVKAQLPVESYAQLPNMSKVSLSPSGKAVAYLQNYEGDLVLTTYDLKTQKKRYILKTDNKTITLSWYDWATDELLIFGADYTEVQRGVKYTSSRLFKYNLADESAKLEQINQPYRDQVLAQFQDSVISLLPDQPNKVLVQADFDIVNKPSVYLLDIKRDRRQLVVRGRSKISSWIADQQGNVRIGYGFEGIKAYYMLYDNETKDLIDFYTFQARGPEAIHILGFDKDPNIIYLTALHNGKDALFKADITKRPLLPQLVFSDPDYDFDGRIIYSHDGRAIGFSHSNLDNSRVYWDEDRKLLQRSLKAALPSYDTVVISMSADNKKYIAYGDSDQDSGTYLIGDRETSSLAGLGRLYPDITGDNYLGKQRVSFKARDGLEIEGYLTLPKAFDSAAPTIILPHGGPYSRDYAGFDYWSELFASRGFVVFQPNFRGSFGYGFDFFNEANQGWGGKMQDDLQDAANWLVAEKYALKNKICIGGASYGGYAALMAVVKHPETFQCAASFAGVTDLESIVSRARFFTNKALVRDQFGQDTDKLKVQSPVNYAKQINRPVLLIHGDDDKVVPVNHSRDMADELEDHDKKFKYIELEDGNHYLSYQAHRVKTLTEFLAFFEKHLK, from the coding sequence ATGAAAAATATAATTCTATTTGCCATAGCACTACTCTGCACCATCTCTGTTAAAGCCCAGTTACCCGTAGAGAGTTATGCACAACTACCTAATATGAGTAAAGTTTCACTTTCACCCAGTGGTAAGGCTGTCGCCTATTTACAAAATTACGAAGGCGATCTGGTTCTAACGACTTATGACCTTAAGACGCAGAAAAAAAGATATATCCTAAAAACGGACAACAAAACCATTACGTTAAGTTGGTATGACTGGGCAACAGACGAATTGTTAATTTTCGGCGCTGATTACACTGAGGTACAAAGAGGTGTTAAGTATACCTCATCGCGTTTATTTAAATATAACTTAGCTGATGAATCAGCGAAGTTAGAGCAAATCAATCAGCCTTATCGTGACCAAGTTTTAGCACAGTTTCAGGATAGCGTGATCAGTTTACTACCAGATCAACCCAACAAGGTCCTGGTACAAGCAGATTTTGATATCGTAAATAAGCCAAGTGTTTATCTTTTGGATATCAAAAGAGATCGACGTCAACTGGTTGTTCGGGGCAGAAGTAAAATTTCCAGTTGGATAGCCGATCAACAAGGTAATGTAAGAATAGGTTACGGGTTTGAGGGGATCAAAGCTTATTACATGCTCTATGATAACGAGACGAAGGACCTAATTGATTTCTACACCTTTCAGGCTCGTGGCCCAGAAGCTATCCATATTCTTGGATTTGATAAAGATCCAAATATTATTTACCTAACCGCACTTCATAATGGTAAAGATGCGCTCTTTAAAGCAGATATTACTAAGCGCCCGCTTTTACCTCAGCTCGTTTTCTCCGATCCAGATTATGACTTTGATGGCCGCATCATTTATTCACATGACGGCAGAGCCATAGGCTTCAGCCATTCCAACCTCGATAACTCGAGAGTTTATTGGGACGAAGACCGCAAACTCCTGCAACGTTCACTTAAAGCCGCATTGCCAAGTTATGACACTGTTGTAATAAGTATGAGTGCGGATAATAAAAAATACATTGCGTACGGCGATTCTGACCAAGACTCTGGCACATACCTGATTGGTGACAGAGAAACCAGCTCTTTAGCGGGGTTAGGACGTTTATATCCAGATATTACAGGTGACAATTATTTAGGCAAACAAAGGGTATCATTTAAGGCGCGTGACGGCCTTGAAATTGAGGGGTATTTAACCCTACCTAAAGCATTCGATTCGGCTGCACCGACAATAATCCTTCCACACGGTGGACCATACTCTCGTGACTACGCTGGATTTGATTACTGGTCCGAGCTATTTGCAAGCCGTGGCTTTGTGGTTTTTCAACCTAACTTTAGAGGCTCTTTTGGCTATGGCTTTGACTTCTTTAATGAAGCAAATCAAGGTTGGGGAGGAAAGATGCAAGATGATTTACAAGATGCAGCAAATTGGTTGGTTGCAGAAAAGTATGCACTCAAAAATAAAATCTGTATAGGTGGCGCAAGTTACGGTGGCTATGCGGCACTAATGGCTGTGGTAAAACATCCTGAGACGTTTCAATGTGCAGCAAGCTTTGCTGGCGTTACAGACTTAGAATCAATAGTCAGTCGCGCGCGCTTTTTCACAAATAAAGCGCTTGTCCGTGATCAATTTGGACAAGATACTGATAAACTTAAAGTACAATCCCCTGTTAACTATGCGAAACAAATTAACCGCCCTGTGTTACTTATTCATGGTGATGACGATAAAGTCGTGCCTGTTAATCATAGTCGTGACATGGCAGATGAACTTGAAGATCATGACAAAAAGTTCAAATATATAGAGCTTGAGGATGGCAACCATTATCTGAGTTATCAAGCACACAGAGTGAAGACACTCACTGAGTTTTTAGCTTTTTTCGAAAAGCATCTAAAATAA
- a CDS encoding alkene reductase — protein MADLFESINLAGKTLNNRIVMPPMTRSRASQPGDIPNNLMATYYAQRATAGLIISEGTQISQLGKGYAWTPGIYSDAQVAGWKQVTKQVHDAGGVMFAQLWHVGRVSHQSNTGGLQPISASAIQARGVKVFIDENDSPNFIQAQTPRAMTLADINNVINEYRHAARNAMQAGFDGIELHAANGYLINQFLDSCSNQRTDGYGGSIDNRIRFLREVVTAVSDEIGSDKVGVRLAPLTTLNGTVDENPEQTYLAAIQQLNALNVCYVHIAEADWEDAPDMPRRFKHAIREAFNGVLIYAGKYTKARAQQALDEGWADMIGFGRPFVANPDLPHRLAHNLRLNKHQPETLFGGSEQGYTDYQTHDSNSINTK, from the coding sequence ATGGCTGATTTGTTTGAGTCAATTAATTTAGCAGGTAAAACACTTAACAATCGTATAGTGATGCCACCTATGACCCGCTCACGGGCGAGTCAACCTGGGGATATCCCTAACAATTTGATGGCAACCTATTACGCACAGCGTGCAACGGCTGGTTTAATTATTAGTGAAGGGACACAAATATCGCAACTCGGTAAGGGGTATGCTTGGACACCGGGGATCTATTCAGACGCCCAAGTTGCTGGCTGGAAACAAGTCACAAAACAAGTGCATGATGCAGGCGGCGTTATGTTTGCGCAGCTTTGGCATGTTGGACGAGTATCGCACCAAAGCAATACAGGTGGGCTTCAGCCAATTTCAGCTTCAGCAATTCAAGCTCGGGGTGTAAAGGTCTTCATCGATGAAAATGATTCACCTAATTTTATTCAAGCACAAACACCAAGAGCAATGACCCTAGCAGACATCAATAATGTAATTAACGAATATCGACACGCAGCACGCAACGCGATGCAGGCAGGGTTCGACGGAATTGAACTACATGCAGCGAACGGTTATTTGATCAATCAATTTTTAGACTCTTGCTCAAATCAAAGAACAGATGGCTATGGTGGCTCAATTGATAACCGCATTCGCTTTTTGCGTGAGGTCGTGACGGCTGTGAGTGACGAGATAGGCAGTGACAAAGTGGGCGTTAGGCTTGCGCCGCTTACTACCTTAAATGGTACAGTTGATGAAAACCCTGAGCAGACATACCTCGCAGCAATTCAACAACTAAATGCGCTCAACGTGTGCTACGTACACATCGCGGAAGCGGATTGGGAAGATGCGCCAGATATGCCTCGGCGCTTTAAGCATGCAATTAGGGAGGCATTTAATGGCGTGTTAATCTATGCTGGAAAATATACGAAAGCGCGCGCCCAACAAGCTCTTGATGAAGGTTGGGCTGATATGATTGGGTTTGGCCGTCCATTTGTCGCTAACCCTGATCTCCCCCACAGGCTAGCACATAATTTGCGCTTGAATAAGCATCAGCCTGAGACATTATTTGGTGGTAGTGAACAAGGCTATACGGATTACCAAACCCACGACTCAAATTCAATTAACACAAAGTAG
- a CDS encoding LysR substrate-binding domain-containing protein has translation MPVSSKTEDLEAFICVVDTGSFSAAANLMDEQVAKVSRAVTRLEKSLRVTLFNRTTRRIELTEEGELFLRYARQALNTIEQGEEALKLLRFSPAGKLRVDAASPFVFHQLTPILKGFNEAFPDITLEITSHDSIIDLLEHKTDIAIRIGDLADSNLHARLLGRSKLHLVASPDYISKFLGSEPLITLSNHNLIGFTDAPHLNVWPLQNPQQLKFSISASSGETVRQLCIAGHGIALLSNFMVRQDIKAGRLVEVFTEQIISPNRREAVQAVYYQNSGVSSRISAFLDYIAPRLTL, from the coding sequence ATGCCCGTTAGCTCAAAAACCGAAGATCTAGAAGCTTTTATCTGTGTTGTCGATACTGGTAGTTTTTCCGCTGCAGCAAATCTGATGGACGAACAAGTTGCAAAGGTCTCAAGAGCGGTAACTCGGCTAGAAAAGTCCCTGCGTGTAACGCTATTCAATCGAACTACTCGGCGGATAGAGCTAACCGAAGAAGGCGAACTATTTTTACGCTATGCGCGACAGGCACTCAATACCATTGAGCAAGGCGAAGAGGCGTTAAAGTTGTTACGATTTTCGCCGGCAGGTAAATTGAGAGTTGATGCTGCAAGCCCTTTCGTTTTTCACCAGCTTACGCCTATATTAAAAGGTTTTAATGAAGCCTTTCCCGATATTACTTTGGAAATAACTAGCCATGACAGCATCATCGATTTGTTAGAGCATAAAACCGATATCGCGATACGAATTGGTGACTTAGCTGATTCTAACCTTCATGCTCGATTGTTAGGCCGAAGTAAACTTCACCTTGTTGCGAGCCCTGACTATATAAGTAAGTTTTTAGGCAGTGAACCGTTGATTACTCTTTCAAATCACAACTTGATAGGTTTTACCGATGCCCCGCATCTCAACGTCTGGCCTTTACAAAATCCGCAGCAACTCAAGTTTTCCATTAGCGCATCCAGTGGTGAGACCGTGAGGCAATTGTGTATTGCAGGCCATGGTATTGCACTGCTATCTAACTTTATGGTGAGACAAGATATAAAAGCAGGAAGACTCGTTGAGGTATTTACCGAGCAAATTATTTCGCCAAACCGCAGAGAAGCGGTGCAAGCCGTGTATTATCAAAATAGTGGTGTATCTTCTCGGATTTCAGCATTTCTAGACTACATTGCGCCTAGGCTCACGCTATAG
- a CDS encoding MFS transporter, with translation MPLALLALTLSAFAIGTTEFVIVGLVPTIASDLSVSLPSAGLLVSLYAIGVAVGAPVLTALTGRWNRKSVLLSLMALFVFGNLLAWQAPSYESLIMARIMTGLAHGVFFSIGSTIATSLVSKDKEASAIAIMFTGLTVALVTGVPLGTWIGQQFGWRATFLVVSALGVVALLGSALLIPKNLKQSASASLSEQAKVLLQPRLLLVYLMTILGYGGTFTAFTYLAPILQQEAGFNAATVSIIMLVYGVSVAIGNIYGGKLADKKGPISALTIIFALLSVILAVLTFTMQSKVGVVITVLMWGAFAFGNVPGLQVYVVQLAEKYSPKAVDVASGLNIAAFNVGIAFGSILGGQIVESMSLQDTAWVGALISAAALLATRFSGYLDNRSLLKAQVVE, from the coding sequence ATGCCACTTGCATTACTGGCGCTGACATTAAGCGCATTTGCCATTGGTACCACCGAATTTGTCATTGTTGGTTTAGTACCTACCATCGCTTCAGACTTATCAGTTTCACTGCCTAGTGCAGGGTTGCTGGTGAGTTTATATGCCATCGGCGTTGCCGTTGGTGCGCCCGTCTTAACCGCACTGACAGGGCGATGGAATAGAAAGTCTGTATTACTTAGTTTGATGGCACTCTTTGTCTTTGGCAATTTGCTTGCGTGGCAAGCGCCCAGTTATGAAAGCCTCATTATGGCGAGGATCATGACGGGACTCGCTCATGGTGTGTTCTTCTCTATTGGTTCTACGATTGCGACAAGTTTGGTCTCAAAAGACAAGGAGGCAAGTGCCATAGCCATTATGTTCACGGGCCTGACCGTGGCGCTCGTAACGGGTGTCCCCTTGGGTACTTGGATTGGCCAACAGTTTGGCTGGCGAGCCACGTTTCTAGTAGTTTCTGCTTTAGGTGTTGTTGCTCTCTTGGGAAGTGCACTATTGATTCCAAAGAACCTAAAGCAAAGCGCATCAGCCAGTCTGTCTGAACAGGCAAAGGTATTATTGCAACCCAGATTACTGCTCGTCTATCTTATGACCATACTTGGCTACGGTGGAACCTTTACGGCATTCACTTATCTTGCGCCAATTTTACAACAGGAAGCTGGTTTTAATGCCGCTACAGTCAGTATTATTATGCTGGTTTATGGTGTATCCGTTGCCATTGGCAATATCTATGGCGGCAAATTAGCAGACAAAAAGGGGCCAATAAGCGCTTTGACCATCATCTTCGCGTTACTCTCGGTCATTTTAGCTGTGTTGACATTTACCATGCAGTCGAAAGTAGGCGTGGTGATCACGGTATTAATGTGGGGAGCATTTGCTTTTGGAAATGTGCCTGGTCTTCAGGTCTATGTTGTACAGTTAGCCGAAAAATATAGTCCAAAAGCGGTGGATGTCGCATCAGGGTTGAATATCGCTGCCTTCAACGTTGGAATTGCATTCGGCTCCATCCTTGGTGGTCAAATTGTAGAAAGTATGTCTTTGCAGGACACCGCTTGGGTAGGGGCACTTATCAGTGCTGCAGCCTTATTAGCAACCCGTTTTAGTGGCTATCTGGATAACAGATCTTTATTGAAGGCTCAAGTTGTAGAGTAG
- a CDS encoding alpha-xenorhabdolysin family binary toxin subunit A — MKPIKLKKSAIAIVTSLQLFGLSQLATANTAVPEISPIMYDTLQGDIEGSPLFIDVGSDNFLLTQEQWHTIQVFAESAVSLPNNEAAFRSATRYPADTPLNNDYIALMTTFESINASGQNWNHKLYPSIIDLATKLANYSDTHVLLIQPFIDELTKLHNASLSGDLQAAEQSRQVAISFLNTFMNFVDGNLTKTQTVVDQLVTFQGDLTTHSGQLNTLEGTFEDILNKDQPANIRDRISTLQRRLNDLNDEKSDLKTGIGLSSLGGVLGLIIGGSIQGAQLEEVKSEINKVESQIETANKELAHAMSLAASYQIAKGQVEGMNEKIETALGNVRKVQVHWQSLYGDMQSLRDVLTQLNSDNALRNANVIVAGIVSSPLASNASNSWKDIADKARTFLQNAYLPTSQQ, encoded by the coding sequence ATGAAACCAATTAAGTTAAAGAAAAGCGCAATTGCTATCGTAACGTCACTACAATTATTTGGACTTAGTCAGCTTGCTACGGCAAATACCGCCGTCCCTGAAATTTCCCCAATTATGTACGATACGCTTCAAGGCGATATTGAAGGCTCACCATTGTTTATAGATGTCGGCTCGGATAACTTTCTACTTACTCAGGAACAGTGGCATACGATTCAAGTTTTTGCCGAGTCAGCTGTCAGTTTACCGAATAACGAAGCAGCCTTTAGAAGTGCGACGCGATATCCAGCGGATACGCCTCTAAATAACGACTACATAGCACTGATGACAACCTTTGAGTCAATCAATGCGTCGGGTCAGAACTGGAATCATAAGCTTTATCCAAGCATCATTGATCTCGCGACGAAATTAGCAAATTATTCCGATACCCATGTATTGCTAATTCAGCCGTTTATTGATGAACTAACAAAGTTACATAACGCGTCGCTAAGCGGAGATCTGCAAGCTGCCGAACAAAGTCGACAAGTCGCAATTTCATTTCTAAACACCTTCATGAATTTTGTTGATGGTAATCTAACAAAAACCCAAACAGTGGTAGATCAACTCGTCACCTTTCAGGGAGATTTAACTACACATTCTGGACAATTAAATACACTGGAAGGCACTTTTGAAGATATCTTAAATAAAGACCAGCCAGCTAACATCCGAGATCGAATTAGTACCTTACAACGACGACTCAACGATCTAAATGATGAAAAGAGCGATTTAAAAACAGGTATTGGCTTAAGTAGTCTCGGCGGTGTGCTTGGGCTAATCATTGGCGGTAGTATCCAAGGCGCACAGTTAGAAGAAGTAAAGAGCGAGATTAATAAAGTAGAGTCTCAAATTGAGACGGCGAATAAGGAACTCGCCCACGCGATGAGTCTTGCAGCCTCGTATCAAATTGCCAAAGGGCAAGTGGAAGGCATGAACGAAAAAATTGAAACAGCGCTTGGCAATGTTCGTAAAGTTCAAGTGCACTGGCAGTCTTTGTATGGAGATATGCAATCTCTTCGAGATGTATTGACACAATTAAACAGTGACAATGCGTTACGTAATGCCAACGTAATTGTTGCAGGGATAGTTTCTTCACCTCTTGCCAGCAATGCCAGCAATTCATGGAAAGACATCGCAGACAAAGCAAGAACATTTCTACAGAACGCCTACCTGCCAACATCACAGCAGTAA
- a CDS encoding LysR family transcriptional regulator yields the protein MNKLRRMMIFKGVVESGSLTKAADKLSLSKSVISQHLKKLEEEIGAPLLYRNTRSQSLTNVGKDFYTYCLEISHLSELAWEKARAKQSEISGQLTVTASYALMQTIVAPALCKLIKAHSKIRLNLINEDRPLNLVERGIDLAVRVGKSADVEQSQQYIGSFRDVLYKAKDSEFDVGTAPYIANSWEGKVANYQFMHTTQNIVKPLSFRAHHKTNSVSDTIRLIESGLGIGLVPEIIAFDNHKLERVDPDFELEKVEIFCIHKGSIDVPATIQIAQRAIKSYMDAHQFVLKSAAMYSCT from the coding sequence ATGAACAAGCTAAGAAGAATGATGATATTTAAAGGGGTGGTAGAGTCAGGTTCACTGACGAAAGCTGCAGATAAGTTATCTTTGTCTAAATCTGTGATAAGCCAGCACTTAAAGAAATTGGAAGAAGAGATAGGAGCGCCACTACTGTACAGAAACACACGAAGTCAATCATTGACTAATGTTGGTAAAGATTTCTATACATACTGTCTTGAAATTAGCCATCTATCCGAGTTAGCGTGGGAAAAGGCAAGAGCTAAGCAATCTGAAATTTCTGGGCAATTAACAGTGACAGCATCTTATGCATTGATGCAAACCATCGTTGCGCCAGCATTATGTAAGCTGATTAAGGCGCACTCTAAAATACGTCTAAATTTAATTAATGAAGATCGACCACTCAATCTAGTTGAGCGGGGGATCGATCTTGCAGTCAGAGTGGGAAAAAGCGCAGACGTAGAGCAGTCACAGCAATATATCGGCTCATTTAGAGACGTTCTATATAAAGCTAAGGACAGTGAATTTGATGTGGGCACAGCGCCTTACATCGCAAACTCTTGGGAAGGAAAAGTCGCAAATTATCAATTTATGCATACAACCCAAAACATAGTGAAGCCGCTTTCATTTAGAGCGCATCACAAAACTAACTCAGTGAGTGACACCATTAGGCTTATTGAAAGCGGCCTCGGTATTGGGTTAGTGCCAGAAATCATCGCATTTGATAATCACAAGCTGGAACGGGTAGACCCTGACTTCGAGCTTGAAAAAGTAGAGATATTTTGCATCCATAAAGGGAGTATCGATGTACCTGCAACAATACAAATTGCGCAACGTGCTATTAAAAGTTATATGGATGCGCACCAGTTTGTATTAAAAAGTGCCGCGATGTACTCGTGTACGTGA
- a CDS encoding DUF642 domain-containing protein, producing MKLNFATLVLMSVVGTASAADNLVVNGSFETSGNISGDWALFDNLQGWSRDGARFEIQKQSLGIIVPQEGNQYLELDSTANYTIYQNIPTTAGKKYTVSFYYSPRIVNNNSTNRARAWFGDSTLVTMNATTRGWTKYEYTVEATSSSTQLRFQGLGTSDSLGALLDNVVVTEEEEVTPPEPPVTCKVGVYGINNFGEDNNSYVYHFDVTNGTYAYVDGVANTASNIAAHDGELYFMEQNDSATKASSLWKVSLDNAEQTLAANAVSWPIYRSAVTPDGTKLLATSKTYLYEFDMQTGEKTVFGKLSYAGDDFSHGDIAYSADTNVIYVLTGKALYTLDKGAMTLDLVGEHGVNWASGLAVSSDGTLYVSGRNKGEDAKIYTLDPNTAESTFVMDGPEHINDLTYVANYCE from the coding sequence ATGAAACTTAACTTTGCAACCTTAGTGTTAATGTCAGTCGTTGGTACAGCAAGTGCTGCCGATAATCTTGTTGTTAACGGCTCTTTTGAAACATCAGGAAATATTTCTGGTGATTGGGCGTTATTTGACAACCTCCAAGGTTGGAGTAGAGACGGTGCCAGATTTGAAATTCAAAAACAAAGTCTCGGTATTATCGTGCCACAAGAGGGCAATCAATACCTAGAGCTTGACTCTACAGCAAATTATACTATCTACCAGAATATTCCGACAACAGCTGGTAAAAAATATACTGTGAGCTTTTATTACTCGCCTCGAATTGTAAACAATAATTCAACCAATCGTGCTCGTGCTTGGTTTGGTGATAGCACGTTAGTGACTATGAATGCAACGACCCGAGGCTGGACAAAATACGAGTACACAGTTGAAGCGACGAGCAGTTCAACACAACTTCGGTTTCAAGGCCTAGGTACTTCTGATTCATTGGGTGCGTTATTAGACAACGTAGTAGTGACAGAGGAAGAAGAAGTTACACCACCAGAGCCACCGGTGACTTGTAAAGTTGGCGTTTATGGTATCAATAACTTTGGTGAAGACAACAACAGCTATGTTTATCATTTTGATGTCACCAATGGTACTTATGCGTACGTTGATGGGGTAGCCAATACAGCTTCAAATATCGCCGCACATGATGGTGAGCTATACTTTATGGAGCAAAATGATAGCGCAACTAAAGCGTCATCACTGTGGAAGGTCTCATTAGACAACGCGGAGCAGACTTTAGCTGCTAATGCGGTTTCTTGGCCGATTTATCGCTCAGCAGTAACGCCAGACGGCACTAAGTTATTAGCGACCAGTAAAACTTATCTGTATGAGTTTGATATGCAGACGGGTGAAAAAACAGTATTTGGCAAGTTAAGCTATGCTGGTGATGACTTTTCACACGGTGATATTGCTTATTCAGCAGACACAAATGTAATTTACGTCCTAACAGGCAAAGCACTTTACACGTTAGACAAAGGCGCGATGACGCTAGACCTAGTTGGCGAACATGGTGTGAATTGGGCATCTGGTTTGGCGGTAAGCTCAGATGGTACGCTATACGTGTCTGGCCGCAATAAAGGAGAAGATGCAAAGATCTATACATTAGATCCAAACACTGCAGAATCGACTTTTGTCATGGATGGCCCAGAGCACATCAACGACTTAACATATGTAGCGAACTACTGCGAATAA
- a CDS encoding DUF642 domain-containing protein, whose product MKKILAKVILILPFSVLGSENLVSNGSFENNSLITGTWALLDEIEGWSTEGAKLEIQKTTINFIDSQSGDSHIELDSTGNYSIYQDIPTVIGKRYKVSFYYSARIVGDNSTNRARAWFGDTTLATMNATTRGWTKYEYTVEATSSSTQLRFQGLGTSDSLGALLDNVVVTEEEEVTPPEPPVTCKVGVYGINNFGEDNNSYVYHFDVTNGTYAYVDGVANTASNIAAHDGELYFMEQNDSATKTSSLWKVSLDNAEQTLAANAVSWPIYRSAVTPDGTKLLATSKTYLYEFDMQTGEKTVFGKLSYTGDDFSHGDIAYSADTNVIYVLTGKALYTLDKGAMTLDLVGEHGVNWASGLAVSSDGTLYVSGRNKGEDAKIYTLDPNTAESTFVMDGPEHINDLTYVANYCK is encoded by the coding sequence ATGAAAAAGATATTAGCCAAGGTGATATTAATTTTACCATTCTCGGTACTAGGTTCAGAAAACTTAGTCTCTAATGGTTCTTTTGAAAACAACTCTTTAATAACTGGGACTTGGGCTTTACTAGATGAAATAGAAGGGTGGAGTACAGAAGGTGCGAAACTTGAAATCCAAAAGACAACGATAAATTTTATAGACTCGCAGAGCGGTGACAGTCATATTGAATTAGATTCGACGGGAAACTACTCAATTTATCAAGATATTCCAACTGTGATTGGCAAACGCTACAAGGTCAGTTTTTATTACTCAGCAAGAATTGTAGGTGACAACTCTACAAATAGAGCAAGAGCATGGTTTGGTGATACAACCCTAGCAACAATGAATGCAACGACCCGAGGCTGGACAAAGTACGAGTACACAGTTGAAGCGACGAGCAGTTCAACACAACTTCGGTTTCAAGGCCTAGGTACTTCTGATTCATTGGGTGCGTTATTAGACAACGTAGTAGTGACAGAGGAAGAGGAAGTTACACCACCAGAGCCACCGGTGACTTGTAAAGTTGGCGTTTATGGTATCAATAACTTTGGTGAAGACAACAACAGCTATGTTTATCATTTTGATGTCACCAACGGTACTTATGCGTACGTTGATGGGGTAGCCAATACAGCTTCAAATATCGCCGCACATGATGGTGAGCTATACTTTATGGAGCAAAATGATAGCGCAACTAAAACGTCATCACTGTGGAAGGTCTCATTAGACAATGCGGAGCAGACTTTAGCTGCTAATGCGGTTTCTTGGCCGATTTATCGCTCAGCAGTAACGCCAGACGGCACTAAGTTATTAGCTACCAGTAAAACTTATCTGTATGAGTTTGATATGCAGACGGGTGAAAAAACAGTATTTGGCAAGTTAAGCTATACTGGTGATGACTTTTCACATGGTGACATTGCTTATTCAGCAGACACAAATGTAATTTACGTCCTCACAGGCAAAGCACTTTACACGTTAGACAAAGGCGCGATGACGTTAGACTTAGTTGGCGAACATGGTGTGAATTGGGCATCTGGTTTGGCGGTAAGCTCAGATGGTACGCTATACGTGTCTGGCCGCAATAAAGGAGAAGATGCAAAGATCTATACATTAGATCCAAACACTGCAGAATCGACTTTTGTCATGGATGGTCCAGAGCACATCAATGACTTAACGTATGTAGCGAACTACTGTAAATAA